The DNA window CGGCTCATGCCCCTGCGGCgcgaccgccggcggcggcggcggcatcaccGGCCGCAAATCCGAGCCCGCTGTAAGCCTCTTTCCTCGCTGAACAGCTCACCCGCCCATCTTTATGTTAAGTTTTGGCTCGGTGGATGTGTTCGTTATTGTCAGCTCATAAAAAGatagtatttctttttaataCCTATCTAACTCGTCTGGATTGATGTGGGCCTGTTACCGATTTTTCACTTGTTTGACTTCAAATTTTTCACTTTGGTGAATACGGAATAGCAAAGATTATTGATTCTCCACCACTTTCTCCGTTTGAGCTCCttttaagttttattttttttttcgcacaACTAAGCAACGGGGTATTTCAGATGGGTGATACCCTGCATAGGTtcctcaggaaaaaaaaagatcaaattaaTTTTGGGAGATATCAAGGGATTGAGTGCCTTTTTCTGCTTTTCTTCCGTTCATGTCTCTGCTACCATAACAATCCTTTTTGTGTCGCAGCAGGTGGGCTTATTGCCTCAACGGGTAAAAGAAAGACATCACCCTGTCAACAAGATGACTATGATGGTGATTCTCAAGCTGGCAAAATAATGAGAAATTCAATCCCAGACCTTCCTGAGGTACGAGGCATTGAATTCCGATGATCCAGAAATTTTCTTTAGCCTGGGCATGCTTAGGCTGCGTTTGAGATGACATCTATGATGAGATTATGGTCCACATGCAAAACGAGACAAGTGATTAGGGTATGGTTAATTAGGTATTAATTATccatagattaaaaaaaagatataacaAAACAGAAGAGAGAGATAGTGACCTCTGACAATAATCTATCAGCATCAAGAGTCCAATAACATGTTCTGCTTGTTTGCCATTTTTTGTTACCTGTCTTAAACTAGTGCACAATTAAAAGGCTGCTTTGGTGCTCAAATAGTCGTGCAGGATACCATACTAAACTACAGACTGCACCATATAGAAGCATGACGCCTGGCGCCGCTTGTTGCCCAGGAGCGAATGCCATTGGCTAGCAGAGGAACAGCATCAGAGTCCACAGCGGCAAAAGACTGGGAGCCCGGGCAGCTGCCCATGCTGGCCGGGCCCTGAATCCGCCGCTGCTTAGATTTCAAGCATAATATCACCACGACTCACCCATCGGACTGATTATCTTGCTGACTGTGCTAGGCTGGCTGTATattactccattttttttatatgaccATATGGATTTGCAATATAAATGTTGATCTTTATGTCCTCCATTTTTTCTTCACGCATTCTGATGTTTGTGTATGCAGGACATATTGTTTCGTATACAGTCCTTTATGTCAATGCGTGAAGCTGCTCGTGCTGCTTGCGTATCTCGTGCTTTTCTACATTCTTGGAGGTGTCATCCCAATCTTATCTTTAATAAAGATACGATTGGCTTGAAGAGAAACGCGTTTGGAGAGAATTTCCACGGAAAGATTGGGCGCATTCTCAGGAACCACTCAGGCATTAGCTTGAAAACGTTCCAGCTTGACTATAGTGGCATGTGTGGGTTCGATGGCACTAGTTATCTTGACAGTTGGCTTCAGATTGCTCTTAAACCGGAGATTGAAGAACTCACCCTTTTTTTGCCTGAAACAAACAGACAATACAGCTTCCCATGCTCACTTTTATCTGATGGGGTTCGAGACTCACTTCGGTACATTAAACTTCGATGTTGTGCCCTACATCCCACACCTGAACTTGGCCCCTTGAGAAGCCTATCAAGTATGCATCTGTTGTATGTGAGCATTACATGGGCTGAGTTAGAGTGCCTTCTTTCCAACTCTCTTGCTCTGGAGCATTTAGAGCTCAATCATTGCAAGGGGATAATTTGCCTGAAGATACCTTGCACCCTGCAGCAGCTCAGCAGCCTTAATGTCGTTGAATGCTCAGGCTTGAAAGTGATAGAGAGCAAAGCTCCAAATCTCTCTAGTCTTTTTGTTAGAGGATCCAGGGTAAACTTCTCCCTTGTAGAAACATTGCAAATAAAGAAGCTAGACATGGGACGTGCAATCTGTGATGCTCGGGCCAAGCTGCCATCCATTATGCCAAATCTTGAAACTCTTATCATTGAATCGGGGCATGAGGTATGCATTCTCTAAAAGATGAGGTGCTGTAGTATAGCGATATATACGGATTACTTTAGTACAATGATATATACGGATTACATTAGTATAATGATATATATGGATTACGTTAGTGAGTGTTATATACCGATTACATTAGTAATACCTGTTGTGTAATAAATCTGATACATGCCATATTTGTTGTGCAGGTGGTTGATGCACCAATGCTGCCTACCAAATTCCTCTATCTTAGGCACCTGACCATTCATATGATAACAGGATCGACCATTTCCCGGCCATATGACTATTTCTCTCTGGTTTCTTTTATTGATGCATCTCCGTCCTTGGAGACTTTGATATTAAATGTATGGCGTTGGCGCtgttcattcattcatttcgTCCTCCAAAGCTTTTTGATCGCTCTGGGTCTGATTCAAGCATTTCATCCTTTTCATGGTCAGGTGACTCAGGTACGTATGGTGCATGAATCGATTTTCACGGATTCACAACTGAGACACATCCCTGGACACCGCCATGGCCACCTCAAGAGTGTGAAGATCACTGGTTTCAGCTCTGCGAAGAGCTTGGTGGAACTGACATGTTATATCCTCAATAATGCGGTGTCACTTGAGTGTCTTACATTGGATACCATTTATGGTCCTAGGTGTGATCAAGATAAGTATAGGCGGTGTTTTCCCATGATAGATGGTGTTCTCACGGAAGCTCCAAGAGGGCTTGCAGCTATCAGAACATACATTGAGGATAAAGTTCCATCTACAGTTAATTTGATTGTTCTGGAACCTTGCAGCCGGTGCCATGTTAGAAGAAGAGGGTGAACATCATCTCAATCATGCAATGCCGATTCCATTCAATTTTAGATGAACCAATATTTGTTTCCTGAGCTATTTATGGCTGTGGCCCAATGTACAAGAGTTTAATTATCTTAGATGGACGATGGACCAAGCTTTATCTCTGTATTATCAGACATGTTtaatgtttattttttgttgtacaTGTATAAGCTGAAGATTTATATGTTTTTTGTCCAAAGATTGAAATTTTCAGGTGCAGGATGTGTTGTGATTTGTTTGTTACGAGCAGTTACAAAGTTAGTGTTCAATCTGCTGTAACCAGGGTTTGCACTTTTAATTTCAGCAAAAATTTCGGTAGCACCGGTATTTACAAATTTTTGGCACTTTTTgaccgaaattatttgaaattttaaccaTACTTGAATAAACTTTAaccaaaatcaacaaaaaaattGAGGAAATCCAAAAAATTCGGTTGATATAATGACTTGCTGCAGATAGGAATCTCTTCTCCTGGGCCGAAAGCCCGAAACCGATTGCAAGCAAACTTGCATTCCACACGCTCATTCATTTTTCTATCATTGTATCCAACACTTGGTAGAGTACATAAGAATCAACAAGCAAAACAGAGAAAAGGAAAACTTGCATTCCACACGCTCATTCATTTTTCTATCATTGTATCGAACACCTAGTAGAGTACATAAGAATCAACAAGCAAAACAGAGGAAAGGAACACTTGGTAGAGTATTCGTAAGAATCAACAAGCAAAAGAGTCATCAGATTCAACATGCAAATGAGAAACGAAAGGGGAGTGTAACAGACAACATTCGCACTCTAAAGTTTTCTCATTAGATCGCAGTCTTAGGTGGAGTgctttgtactccctccgtccctaaatatttgacgccgttgacttttttaaacatatttaactgttcgtcttattcaaaaaatttaagcaattattaattttttttttatcatttgattcattgttaaatatatactactactcaagtttttgaataatatttataaaagtttttgaacaagacgaacgttcaaacatgtttaaaaaaatcaacggcgtcaaacatttaggaaaggagggagtattatgtttGGTGTACATGAAACAATGAAACAACTAGGTGGCAATGAGAAACTATTATTGCAAAATACTCTATCGAAGATGAATGGCTACAGAAGGTCTTGTTATGAGTGTGTGTACTGAATTCTGGCCAGGATTAACCAGGAGATTTTGTAATCCCCTATAACTCTTGGTTTTGGTTTCTGGTAAGGCTGCAGCCTGATCCTTTTTGAAGCAAACAGGTCTGCCAGAATTAAAACATGCACTAAGAGAGTCCTAGAGACACTAAAATAGTCATcagatcacaattcacaaacttCAAGTTGGCATAGCAAACCTGTTGGTATGATATACCAGAGGGCATTTGGAGTTGGAGACACTTTTCCTTGATGGATGGCACTAGAAAACTCAGTTTCCATCAGGGGCTTACGAACCAAACTCTTGAAAGGGAACCTGAATTTCAgccattaaaaataaaataaccagCATTTCTCTGCATTTTAAACTGTAGAAGAAACCCATAGAAATATTTGCCAAGACTAAATCATGAATCAATAACAAACCATTAGAGACAACACGACCCAAACAATGACATCAAACTAGGAGAACGAACCCAATAAGAAAAGCAAAACTTAACTGGGCTGGTTGGGGCTTCCTCAAAGAAGAAAATGCATTTGGAAAAATATGTTCAGTCCTCCATCTGAAGTAGCCTCAAATACCCCCCTAATGTCTCTTTCCTGACACTGAAACACAAAGAGAAGCATACCAACTTTGATCTTCTTTATGGAAGCTGCAGCGTGGCCAGGAAGCCCAAAATGTTTTTTTCGCTACCATAAAGCATACACTTCAGGTTTTGATTAAATCTATTCAGCAGGTACTGTTGCAGATTCCTTTAAAATGAAAGAGGAGATAATGGGACAATGCAAAGTATAACCAATGCAGGTTTTGTTCATCGAACACTTGCGGTTGCTATTCTCCAGAAGATTAGGCACTAGTAACAACAAGCAAGTCACTCACATTTAGACTTCGCATTTCAAAACAAATCAGCAACGATCATGACCAGTATACCTGAAGAACAATGTCAGGACCCCAACACAACAGTGccaaaataacaaaacaaaagctTCTATGGTTTCAATAAATACCTCAAATCATACAAGATCAAATATCAATCAGGTACAGGTACTACTGTACTAGTGCTTCAGTCTCCAAAATTAGATGATGCAAgaacggtaaaaaaaaaaggcatacaAACTGAAAAGAGAACTACGAAAATGAAGGTCAAATGTATTTTCCATTGCAAAGGGAGAGGAAGAACAAAGAATTATCCCACAGTTTACCAGCTCAAATGCAGATGGTTTGTGTTGGACCATATGGTGAAACTTGATGCCCCGATCCACCGGTAGTCAGAAGACCAACGCAGTCGATGCAGAATGAAATAGCCCGTACGCCATGAGAGAAATCCTAGCACGGGAGGAAATCCAGCCGAAGGGGGAAGCTCGCTGCAGCAGGATCTACAGGCGTTGGTGTCGTCGAAATTCATCACATAAATCGGCTAAGCTCATTGCCTTCCCTTTCAGGTGAATTTGGGAAAAATAAATGGCACGGTAACCAAGGAattcgagagaaaaaaaatctgaacccGGTGGATCCACAGTTTCCGCTGCAAGAATTTCCACGAACGATCTGATGGCAACAAAAAACGAACGGCAATGGAAGAACACGCAACAGAAATGCAGCAAAATTCAGAAAGGGGATTTCACAACAGATGGAAGAAATCATTCAACGACGTCACAAGCAAAGTAAAATTCTGATGGACAACACTTAGTAGATCGGATGGACATTTCCATTCCATGGTATAGTTGCTTGGATTCAATTTACAATGCTCGAAGCGATCTGCATCTGCTACTAGTATAAGCACATGGACTCATGTACTACTGTTGATGAGATTCTAAGAATGTTACTCATATACTACTAAGGTCTCAGGATCGACAGTCGCAAAAGCAAGAGAAAACGAGAGTAGTCTACTGGAAGAAAATGTAGCAAACAACCCTCACCACACGCTCGGCGCTCGTACTCTTCACAAACGCGCCCCATGGTCATGCATCGTCAGCTTCCTCGTTGTCACCTTGCGGGCTGCCGGACTCCGGGCCGTCCTCCCCGTCGTCGGATCCATCATCGCCACCGAACTCCGGgtcatcctcgccgccgtccggtCCGTCGTCGAGGCCGAGCTCGGGGATGAAGACCACCATGGTGTTGAGGTCGGCGACCTTGTCGCGAACTCTCTCGACATTCGCGACAAGCCAGTCCCGATCGCGCGTACCATTGATCATGTGGTCGACGTGGTGGCGGAGGAAATTGCCTGCCGTGACCGCGACCGCGTGGAACGGCCCCTCCGGCCCATCGACATGGCGAGCGATGTGGGGGAGTGACCAGCCGTACtgaaggaggaggcgggcggcgtcgtGGTGGAGGGCGTTCTCCCGGAGCATCGGCACCAGAacgtcgacgatgacgacgatctCGTTCGCCAGGCGCGCGAGCTGACGAAGCTTGTGGTCACGGACCAGATCCCACCCGCGCGGGAGCCGACTGGCCTTCGTCAGCAACTCCAGCAAGGCGGGTGCCTGGCGGAGCTCTACGTCCGTGACGATGACCTTGATGGGGTCGTCGCGGCTGGCGTAcagcatcgccgcctcgcgaAGCCCCGAGATTGTGAAGAGAGGCGCCGCcatgctctcctcctcctcttcctcttccgccgcctctctctACTCCGGATGGATAATGATTTGTGGCGGTCACGGCGACCCATCTCGTGTGGACTTTATACAgacgaggggagggaggggatttCTTCCGGAAGTTTCGATCTGACAAGCGGAGATGGCGTGGGAATGGGAGAGAGGGGATTTCTTCCGGAAGTTTCGATCTGACAAAGCGGAGATGGCGCGGGAATATTTGGCCGAAAATTTGAAGGCGGGCGCGCCACCGCCTTGCCCCGCCGCATATGCACGGACGTCTCGAAATCCTCCTCCTTCGTGGTCACCTCCAAAGTAGGCCAAATGGGCGGCCCGGCCCAGCACGGCACAGGCCCACCAAAGGCACGGCCCGATAGGGCACGGCCCGTTAGGCACGGCTCCATagcgggccgtgccgtgccagcccacgtgCCGTCCCTCcagcccaagcacggcccaaGGGGAcgtcgtgccgtgccgtgctggCACGGGCCCATTAGTGGCACGTGGGCCGGCGCCGGCCCGAAGGGAGGCCCAGAGGAGAAGCGcgccagcgccgcgccgccacgcgggTGGTCtcgcctcgcgccgtcgcctaCCGCCCGCCTGGTGCGCGACACGTGGAGGCGAAAGATTAGAGTCGCGGCTCGcccgacgcggcgcggcggcgacgcaagCGTGCGTAGGAGCGGGAGTTTTGACCCAAAAAAAATgcgaaaagaaaaggaatgcaTGTTAGTTGGGTGCATCAGTGCATGCATGTTTTTGACGTCGCCGAGGTCATTTATGCAGCAATAATAAACGAGAATTAATTCAAGAAGCAGTTATGATGCATGTTGGTTGGGGTGGCAGTGGCTGCACGCCTGCACTGCCTATTCGGTTCTTGTGCACGCATGCCGCACAAACCAaccatgcacgcatgcatgctgTGAAAAAGAGCGATTGGTTTAACTAATCTCGGGAAAATCTCTCACAATTAAATCCTCGCATGTATGCACgcaataaaaaagaaattcacTGGTTCATAGTGTACTGCGACGATCAAACATTAATTTTTTCGATTgtaaatagagggagtatattggaaAAATACGTGGGGAAAAAAGAGTAATGATCTTTATTGATGTTTACATGATACATGCTGCCTCGTTAAAAACTTTGTCATGTAAAAACTCATATTTGAGAAAACCATGACAAAGAAAAGAGTACAGCCTAAAGATCAATACTCATAAAATAAAAGTAGCTACTCTGGTTCTTCCTGATCTAAATAAAGATTTTCAAACTGAGCGACCAGCTCCTGATTGTCAGCCGTGTATTGTGCATGTTCTGCAGCTAGCTCCCAGTCTTTTACACTTAGTAGCATTTCTACATGATCACTGCTTAGACATGTTCTTCTGTCTTCGATAATTCTTCCGGTGAGACTGAAGGCCGATTCGGAGGATACCGTAGATACGGGCACCGTCAACACATCTCGTGCTAGTTTTGAAAGCATAGGATATGACATCTTATGATCATTCCACCACGCGAGTACGTTGAAGTCTGATGATTCGTGTCTGATGGCGTCACTGTCCAAATAGTTGGACAACTCTCCGACAGCTCCGGCATCAACGCTTGGTGCTGATGAACTACCACCGCCACCATTGTTGCTGGAAGATGAGCCTCCCCAAATTCTGCTCCATTGTAATTTCTTCTTACCTGCCGTAGGGGCAGGTGGAGGCCTTTGCAAGCGAACTCCCTGAAACTTTAATTCATACTTTCGGAACACCTCATATAATTTAGTCTTAACATCAGAATAATAGTTAGAATAATCAACATTTATAGTTTCTCCAATAAGTGACAGAAGATTGAGTAATCCTCGTAATTTCCCTCTAGGATCAAGAATAAAAGCAAAAGCATACAACATGGGGAGGTTTTTCCAatatttaagatatttttgtttcataCTAAAGACCGCCGACCCTAAAAGTTCATCATTTTCGTACTCTTTCAACAAAGTGGCAATTTCAAGAATATTGTGCAAAATTAAATTAGCTGTTGGATGATATACTTGAGATGAAAGAATAGTGCAATCATGGAATGTTTCAAGAAATTGAAAAAACCTTTCGACAACATACCAAGTATGATCTGTCAGTAGCGGTTGTCCATCCCTTGTCAGAACATTTcgtgtttgaagaaaaacagtAAGTAAATCCTTGTAAGGTAATACATTCTTTAACATTAGATAAGTGGCATTCCACCGATGTTCTGCATCAGTTATAAACTTACGTGGAAGCTCCTCCGATGCCACACAATACCTTTTCCATTGTGCAATCCATGGGTTAGAACTAGTTAACCACGTGATTGCTTGACGAACAGCGTCGATGTGTACATTTACTCTCTTAAATCCACTTTTAACAATTAGATTAATTATATGGCATGCACAACGTTGATGCAAAAGAAATGATTCAGCATAAACACAAAACAATGGTTGTAGAATCTCCATAGCCTTAGAATTTGCAGATGCATTATCCAATGTTACTGCAAAGATTTTATCTGCAAGATGATACTCATTAACAACCTCTCGAATTCTCTCTGCAATATTTTCACCCGTATGTGAGACATCAATTAGCCTTAACCCAAGAACTCTTTTTTGCATTTGCCAGTCATCATTAATAAAATGTACAACTACACTAACGTAATCTTCTTTAGCCTTACCACTCCAGATATCCGAGGTCATGCTAACAGAAAAGGTGCATGTACTAAATAATTCCTTTAGTGATTGAGAACCTTCATCATAGACATTTTTCAAATCACGAGTTGTGGTTTGTCTACTAACAGCTTGAAACCTAGGATTATGAGCAGTTTTAATGTAATTTTCAAATGCAGGACTCTCACCAAAGTTCAAGGGTAAATCTTGTCTAGCAATTAAACGTGCAAGAGATTTTTGTGCTACCATAGGATCGTACTCCCATGTACGTACCGTACCATATGGATTCAGTAGGAGTTGTTGTTGTCGCAATTGGATCCCTTGCTTCTTTGCGCATGACTCAACATGACGCCTCAAGTGTCCTGTTCCACCTGTTGATTTTGCAGATAAATTATGTTTGCATATTCTACATTTCGCGTATGTTACCTGCTTTCCGTCGGGGCCTATCACAGCCACTTCATCAAAATGTTGCCAAACACCTGAAGTTCGTGATCTCTTTGAGCCAGTGTTCGTTGATGCACTCCCGCTCACAGTTCCTGATCCATCTGAAGCCACCGGTACCTCGTCCAAAATTGGCGGTGTTGGCGCCGATCCGGTGGCGTCATTTTCGTATGACCCTGATAGGTAATTAGGGTCGAAGTCACCTAAAGTGAATGACGGGCCGCTCGGATCGTCCATGCTGAAATATTACAACCAAATAGACAGAATTTCAAAGACAAAATTGTTCATATAActagaataataataataatattctcCAATTCTTTCTTACCTTCTTTACACCTTGTGCATGCAGACTTGCTAGAAAAGTGGACTCCACAAAGTATTTTTGATTTTTCAACAAATCTTGTTCAGATAAGATCAGAACACAAGAGAACACAAAATGGAAGGTTCGGATGATTCAAATCTCATCAGTAGTGGGTGTCCTACTTATAGGGAAAAGTTTAATTTTTTCTGATATTTTTCgcatttatttcatattttttcttctccaaCGGTCTTCTCTGGCGCAGCCGCAGGGGGACGGCCGGACGGGCGCCGCACCGTTGCGTTGATTGGTGCCGCTGGCGGTGGCGACACGGCGTTGGCGGGCAGGTGGGCCGTGGGCGCAGGCGCGTCCGCGCGTGATTGGCGAGGGGAACACCGGGAGAAGCGACGGGCACGCGAAGCAAGGGAGGGCGCGATCGCGCGAGGCGCCGCGCGACGGGATTGGCGCGCCCCCGCCCTCTCCGCGTGACCGCGTCCGTGTGCTGcggttgggccgtcggcccgtcGGCCTCGGGAGAGCAAGCGCGCCTGCAGTTGGTGGTTGGGGGCGGCACTAACGGGCTGCGACATGCGGCCCGATGGCTTCGGCCTctcgtgccgtgccgggccacgtgtcgggccgtgccgtgccgggccacgtgtcgggccgtgccgtgccggtacagtagccgtgccgtgccgtgctggCCCACGGGCTTTGGcgtcggcccaggcacggcacgCCCGACCGGGCCGTGCTAGCACGGCCCATAATCTCACGGGCACGTGCCGTGCCGTGTCGGTTACTGTAGCATcgtgcttgggccggcccgACAGAGCACGGCCCATTTGGCCAGCTATAGTCACCTCCGTcgtgccgccgccatcgccctcctcctcctgagcGGCGACGGCTTCCTCTGCTTTGTCTCTCagtccttcctcttcctcatgTTCGACGGGCGCGTGGACGCCGCCATGCGCCGTCGCCAGCGGCTTCTTGTCCCACATGGACTTGCCCCTGTGCTCCAGCCCGTGCGGCGGTGGCTGGCCGAAGGGGAGAGAATGGGAGAGAAAGATAGGAGGgtggaagaggggaggaagaggaagagagagaggatgatatgtggggcccacatgtcagtgggccctataatttttatgtgtgtgaatgacaaacggaTCCCACGTATacgtttttaattcaaatgccaaCTAAACACCACGTCAATCCCACATAGTAGGTCAACCCTGCTACATCAGCAAAAATGCCATCTAAAACcatcaagggagtcaaattgcaccgattTCAATAATTCGGGGGTCgcgatatccggttttgcggtttagggtcaTAGATTAGATTCGGGTAAGTAAGTCAAAGTGGacttccaaaagaaaaaagaaaaaagaaaggtaaAGGGCGTGCTCGAGCAGACCATGCCGGGCTGGCCAGCCCGTTGCTGGTGCGGCCCAAAAACAGCACGGCCTACTGCAGTACTGCTAACCGGATTGTGTCTTGTCTCGGTCGTCTACAAAGTGAATAAGTCTACTTTACATTCTTCATCTCGTACCTGATCGAATCGACTGGCTTACCACAAAACCGTATAACACCTCCTTCTCTTTCCCCGCCCATTCATTCTCTCATCATTTCTCTCATCCGGATGGGTAATGATCTTGAGAGTGACATGCTAAAGAAGATTAATTAAGAAGATACCATTGAAGATTTTATTTCGAAATACACTATAATAATGTTTTAGTGCGATGTTTTCCAGGTGAAGATTAGAAAAATATTCTTcttccattttattttatgttgCTATGAGTATAAAAATATACCATGAGTAAAAAATACAATTGTTTTATTTTATGATTTACTTtctccatccatcctaaaataagttcacCTAGTATATGATGTGACATTCCCTAAATCTACAAGTTTAAACagataaatttttcagattcaTAATACTATAATATGTTACATTCTATACTAGATACATTTATATATTGGGACGAATGGAGTAAGTTTCatacttgtcttttttttttgcatatgaCCTCCAAAATTCACGGGATGTCGCTTCTCCTATCTaccactccctccatcctaaaatactctctctgtcccaaaatagaACCTAGAATCGGATGAGACATTTCCTAGTACTATAAACCTAAGATCGGATGTGCATATGTCACTTTAAAATCTTATATATTataggacagatggagtaggaactatagcctttttctttttcgtgtGTGCGGTACTCGTGGTTTAGAAAACCATACGGTTACCATGGTTATCACGTGCGGTAACCTTCTCATTTTTAAAACCATAGTATATCTCGTGATAATCACACGGTTTTTACAATAACCATGTGGTTACCGCAGTAACCGCCAAATCGCGGAGTGGCGGTAACCTTTTGGGTTTTGGGGAACCCTGGCGGTAGTGCGGTGTGCCTCGCACGATGGAAATGAAAGAAAGGGGGAGAGATGGAAAACTACGCATTTCATGGCTTCATTAGAGTTACACACTCACACAGGCTTTGCAAGTCAAGTTTAACTGCAACGTCAACTTCCGAGACCCATCGGCCATCGCTCGGTAGAAGCCTAATCATTTCTTCACCTCTCATTTTCTCACATCAGCTACTCAAAGCATAAAACAGCGTGCGAGACCCAAGCACTATCCGGGTGATATCAGTAGCTGGCTACTACTAGCTGCTGTATGCATATGCCACCGTTGCTGTCAGCTGGTTCAATTCTGAACACATTTGTTGCCGCTTTTCTGCTTGACTTTCAGGACTTCGATTGGTGCAGAACTAAAGAAGAATCTGACTTGCATCGCAATATCGCACGGTATGACGGTACTTCTGAtctctgaaaaagaaaaggaagaggagttCGTTTTGCCAATGTCAAATACTCtttccatcccataatataagagattttgagttttttttcaacgtttgactactcgtcttattcaatttgttttgaaattattatttattttatttgtgacttactttattatccacagtactttaagcataatttttcgttttttatatttgaaaaaaaattaaataagacgagtggtcaaatatttCGGATataaactcaaaatcccttgtattatgaGACTGAAGGAGTAAAAGATATTAAGCTAGTATTAACCCCTTTACGGCTTT is part of the Oryza glaberrima chromosome 4, OglaRS2, whole genome shotgun sequence genome and encodes:
- the LOC127770695 gene encoding putative F-box/FBD/LRR-repeat protein At5g56810 isoform X2, encoding MGMLALNRLMPLRRDRRRRRRHHRPQIRARCGLIASTGKRKTSPCQQDDYDGDSQAGKIMRNSIPDLPEDILFRIQSFMSMREAARAACVSRAFLHSWRCHPNLIFNKDTIGLKRNAFGENFHGKIGRILRNHSGISLKTFQLDYSGMCGFDGTSYLDSWLQIALKPEIEELTLFLPETNRQYSFPCSLLSDGVRDSLRYIKLRCCALHPTPELGPLRSLSSMHLLYVSITWAELECLLSNSLALEHLELNHCKGIICLKIPCTLQQLSSLNVVECSGLKVIESKAPNLSSLFVRGSRVNFSLVETLQIKKLDMGRAICDARAKLPSIMPNLETLIIESGHEVVDAPMLPTKFLYLRHLTIHMITGSTISRPYDYFSLVSFIDASPSLETLILNVTQVRMVHESIFTDSQLRHIPGHRHGHLKSVKITGFSSAKSLVELTCYILNNAVSLECLTLDTIYGPRCDQDKYRRCFPMIDGVLTEAPRGLAAIRTYIEDKVPSTVNLIVLEPCSRCHVRRRG
- the LOC127770695 gene encoding putative F-box/FBD/LRR-repeat protein At5g56810 isoform X1, translated to MGMLALNRLMPLRRDRRRRRRHHRPQIRARSGGLIASTGKRKTSPCQQDDYDGDSQAGKIMRNSIPDLPEDILFRIQSFMSMREAARAACVSRAFLHSWRCHPNLIFNKDTIGLKRNAFGENFHGKIGRILRNHSGISLKTFQLDYSGMCGFDGTSYLDSWLQIALKPEIEELTLFLPETNRQYSFPCSLLSDGVRDSLRYIKLRCCALHPTPELGPLRSLSSMHLLYVSITWAELECLLSNSLALEHLELNHCKGIICLKIPCTLQQLSSLNVVECSGLKVIESKAPNLSSLFVRGSRVNFSLVETLQIKKLDMGRAICDARAKLPSIMPNLETLIIESGHEVVDAPMLPTKFLYLRHLTIHMITGSTISRPYDYFSLVSFIDASPSLETLILNVTQVRMVHESIFTDSQLRHIPGHRHGHLKSVKITGFSSAKSLVELTCYILNNAVSLECLTLDTIYGPRCDQDKYRRCFPMIDGVLTEAPRGLAAIRTYIEDKVPSTVNLIVLEPCSRCHVRRRG
- the LOC127771605 gene encoding uncharacterized protein LOC127771605, yielding MAAPLFTISGLREAAMLYASRDDPIKVIVTDVELRQAPALLELLTKASRLPRGWDLVRDHKLRQLARLANEIVVIVDVLVPMLRENALHHDAARLLLQYGWSLPHIARHVDGPEGPFHAVAVTAGNFLRHHVDHMINGTRDRDWLVANVERVRDKVADLNTMVVFIPELGLDDGPDGGEDDPEFGGDDGSDDGEDGPESGSPQGDNEEADDA